AGAGGTTTGCTCGGTCAGTCAgccataaaataaaaagatccACTTTTTCAATAAAAAGTTACATTACTTTGCAACAAGCATCTAGCATGGTCAAGGTGAACTGCCATTATATTTATTCATCCACTTAAACTACCTTTACAAGGGCGCAAATTGAGGGAACTTGTATGTGGCGATAGGAGAAAGTTGCTGACTTATGATATGGGTTTTTTTTGTAGCGAGAGTTTCCTTGGCCAAAAACTGCCCATCCATACTATCTTTAATGTTTGAGCTTAACAGAAACTAGCTAAAGCATTTGATTGCACATCACATAAGAATCTATTACAAAGGCTGATTTATATCCCTAATTGATGAGATTTTCATGCACATTTAATTTTCACACAGAGCTGCTATGCAAACAATTGGTTGTGCGAGAATACTAATTTTTCACGCATCTAGGTGTATATCATGTATATGTGTGTGTGGCCTTCTGGTTACGTTTATACCACATCAACAGGCCAATCCATGCCATTCGAGCAAAATTGGGTAGGCAATACTGGTGTAAACCTAAtttatacattcagaacacTTAAGTggttatatcctgtataaataataaaaataataattataataataataacatttaCTCAAGGGGGCTTGTTCTGCCCGGATTGCGAAAACGGTCTTTTTATAAACAGGACGACCGGGTGGCCGTcctgtttataaaaaaacgtaaaaagacGCATggcccgattatgtttttttgccctgattatgttgtgGAAACCGGATTATGAATGCTGGCCCGGTAGActattggcattttcttcgaacttttgtgaatgaaaCATTCACGAATTGTTGTCACACAAAGACGGATTTTGTGCTTTATGTAtccgagaaagttttttttttatgtttttaaacaccttttatacCAAATAACTAATTTTAAAGCTGTGAATTTTCTTTGCAGAAGTGGTTTTGATTTTTAAGCTCGGATCTGTGTTGTTTTTCTCTCCCATTTATCATGTTGAACATGATAATTTGTATATTATAAAATGTTACCTCCAATACATTGGAGCACAACTGATCAAAGAGTGAATTAatagttatttaaaatttgttttgattttcccAGCCACACATTGTTCTTGGAAGTTTCAGTTCTATACCGTAATTACCCTTTTTATCCCCCCTCCCTTTATTTAGCCCCCTCTTCCAATAAGCCCCCCTCCAGCGACTCAAAAAGTCATTTAGccacccccccaaaaaaaaaaaaaataaataaaaaaataaaataaaaaagtaaaagtagtccgttcaaataattaaatagACGTTTATGTGcatgtttaaataaaatgtaCTCTGTCTTGCTAGCATTAAGAAGAGAAATCTTATTGGCATTTAACCAATGGCAGAGAAGCTCGAGGTCTAAATTCATTTGTTTGCCCAGTTGTTTCAAAGAGTCACTGAAATGCAGGTTTGTATCATAAGCAAAGTGGTATATACTTACAAAGGGTCGTTTGGAAACTTCGGCCATCTCGACCTAGGTAATTCAGCCCTTTTCAAATGACTTAAGAGTATGTCGAAACAGTAATAAGCCATATCCTGTGTAACTACTAATGTtaactgtattccatttaagggatgaatgttattttcattttctgtTTGGTGGCTCCCTTGTTGAGATTTTCTACGAGTTACTGGAGGCAGTGAATTTGGTATGGGATGCCGGTACTTATCTTCCCTTCTCCTACCGACCATTGTAGCGACGTATGTGGTGAAGTTAGTTTTAGGAAGGTGAAAGAGCCACCTTTGTATCCAACTTTAAAATATTACTATAATATATAGCTACATGCACATGGCGTAAATTTTATATTCTAAACTTTCGACTAGGTTAAGAATTTTCTTATCACCAAgctgaatattttttcttgctaGCGACCGGGACCGATAGCGAAGAGATGTGCAAAACAAACAGGAGAGGCTCCTGATTTTGCACCGTATAATTATCTGCAAAATGGTAGACAATTTTTCAAAACACAAAACCGCACGCTTGTTACTTGGCACTTGTTATGTCTGGAAAGAAAATCCAAGTTCACCCACTTGCCAGCCAACCAAGAGAATGCTACGAACATGAGTTAAAAGAAGGCAGATTTAAAAACATAAGAGAGCTTTGTAGAACAAACTTAATTCAACAGAAAAATGAGAACACGGTAAGATTTGTGTGCATTTCAGACACACACGGCAAAACTAATGAGTTAGTTGAGTCATTACCGGATGCTCATGTCCTTATACACGCCGGAGACTTTTCCATGCTAAGCGGTGAATCTGAAATAAGAAAGTTCAACGATTTTTTGCAGACTGTTAGCGTTAAATTCAAGCATATCGTAGTCATTGCAGGTAATCATGAAATTTCATTTGACGAAAATACTTGTAATAAAGGAGGGCTTCTCATGTCCGCTATTAGGTTGTACAATTTAAGATCACCATTTTCGCACGACTTAACTCCTGCAGAATCTAAGAGccttttaaaaaactgctattACCTACAAGACGATTCAATTGAATTATTTGGTATAAAGATATTCGGGTCACCCTGGCAACCATCACATTTCAATCTTGCTTtcaataaatcacgtggtgatGCACTGTTAGAAAAATGGAATAAAATCCCCGAAGATACTGATATACTGGTCACCCATGGTCCGCCGTTGGGCATTGGAGATCGGGTAAAACAATCTATGCACGTGGGATGTGCTGAATTACTTCTTACTGTGCAGGACCGAGTCAAACCTAGGTATCACGTATTTGGACATATACACGAGGACTTCGGGGCATGGACAGACCAATGCACTACATTTATCAACGCGTCTATATGTGATAGAAAATATAATCCTGTTCATAACTACGTTATATTCGACTACAGATTGTAAATTGATATATATTTTCGTAAATGTAAATACTCGTGTTCGTTTCATCcacttttgtttgtttcttttgcgTGGTTTTGTGTTGCTTTGGTTGTTCTCATTATTTGATCCACTTTCCTCATTGGATACTACACATTAGTTTCAATTCATCTCATCTGCGTCGTCGAATTGACCATCTAAATAAAGAGAGCCTTAcagtgataaataaataaatgtgaaaGAAATAATTGTGGAAGAAACAAAATTTTTCCTTTTCTGCCAATGTTATAgtccacatttttttaaactagcGCAATTTTTATGCAAAGTATAATCACCATTGGCTACGTTTGTTGGTCCTAATTTTGTTTACCTCAAAATTTTATCACGTAGGGAGCGACAAAATTTGGTCCGATTAAATGTTTTCGTAGTTTCTAATTTAAAGAGACACTTGAGAGAAGAAATTTTAACGAATTTTGTCCTTGGCAATTCGCCAAAGTTTATCCATAGCATTTTTTTAATCCCGATGGCATAACATTTGCTCTTTACATTCATTCGTAACTTTTAGTTCTGCAATTCTAACATTTTTTAGGTTTGtcggaaagtaaaaaaatattgacataGTTTTAGTCAGTCATAAAATAcgataaaaatgtaaatttttaagaacatttgaaCATTCACCAATTACTTTCAGCGCAGTAACTCACACGCTTATTATTTTAACGGTCAGAAAATTGAAGCagtgtttaataaattttgtattgTGGCTACCAAGAGTAAAGCCTTTTACCTTCAGCGACCTCAAAAAATGgggttgtttattaaaaaattctccAGAGTATAAAAAACATCCCAGGTTAGCAAGGTATTTTTTCTTAACGTACATGCACATGatcttttaagtttttaaggaaagaagtaaatttatttcattaaaaaaattatttcgataGTTTTGTGTGAATATTGGatcttttcgcgaaagtttttttttgtttttgaaaattctgAAAAGCAAAAGTTTATTACAATTCTTTATTCCTGATAGTTCATACACTAAATTTCCAAGTTTTTTAAAGTTGCATTATCTTTGAAAGAAAAATCTTTACGGTAAGAAAAAttcgcgttttgaaaaaaaaaaacgaaatcgtCGTTGTTTATTAATGCATTTTGTGTGTCTCACTACTgctgttaccattttgcgtgacagacagacagacagacagacagacagacagacgtataagggtattataatatagattcagAGTGTTAATACTTTTTGGTACTACTTGCGCACGTTTTAGCACGATAAGATAATAAGCTCAGTTGAACCTTTTTTCTTCCCGAGGATATTTTTGACAATAAAGTACACACTTCTTTCGATACAAAACATAAGCTTTaaccttttttcaaatttatgctCTGGAACTTTCGTTTGTTTGTGGTCTTTAATAATTCTGTATTATCCTGTTCCTAATTTATAATGTGTATCGTTAAAATACGCTGATACGGTATTTTAGCAAACATTGACCTTAGCGAATTTAAGGATTAATTTTTTACTCGCGTTCATAAACTGTCGCCAGTCGATGTTCTTGAAAAATTTTACGACATGACTTCCCATATGTTTATCACTGCCATTTTGGGTATTTTAAAGAAGAACTAACGAAAAAACTTAACTAATCTTATCTTAGACAATCGCAACATTTCCTCGCTTCATTAATTCAGAATACGTTTGTGTGCATCTTACGTAACACATATTATTTTACCTAACAGAATGTACTAATCGACACTGTCATGGCAGCGACGGTGGGACTACTTTGACCTTAAATATCTCGAGAACCAAagctcacaaatataaaaaacttaacACAGTTTAATTTTAGTAAACATTATAAGCACAACTTGTTATAAATCGTTAGTTCTCCTTCAAACATTACTTTAGCGTGTACATCTTTTGTGTGTGCATGTGCTTTGGAATCttgaaataaagcaaaaaatgaGGTCttgaaaaaaactgaaaaatattaaaaaactttaaaccttTGCGAAAGACATCTGGCACCCTACACACTTTAAAAAAGTGATTACACCTGAAGAGGAAGGCTTGACTTAATTCGAGATTTAATATCCAAATATTCTTGATGTGCGGCTGAAAGAAGAAACCTCTGGCAGGAATAAAGCAAATAAATTCGTGTTTTTATTTAGCGGGATTTATTTTTTCCTGGGAATAATAGCCAAATCGCAAATTGAATTTCCAAAAGATCTTATTCAATATTAAAACGTCTAAGAAGGTGGGAGACATGCGCAAGAAAACTTACTGCTATGACCGTTTGTTAGTCCCTCCTCCTGTACCATCTCGCCAAACTCCTCCTGTGTTACTATTTGCATATTTTGTTGCAGTCGATGTAGTACAGCCTGAACCAGAAAAAAAGTACTAATGACGGTCATAAAAATAAACCACCTAATATATCAAGTAATGAAAATGGCTACCTGGCCTTCTGATGACAGTTCAATATTTTCTGGATCGTTATCGGACGTGAAAAATTCTTCTTCCTctattaacaaaaaaacaaaacgaaaacgTTTTTACATCCGAAGTAAATAAACTATATATCAACGTAAGAATGTGAACGAGGCTACAAAAGAAAGAGTATGATTACCAAAAGGTACACGTGATATAGATAGGGGAACGTCAGAAGTACTACTAATACAAGGTTTATGTTAGTTTACCTATCATTTCATCAGAGTCTTCTTCATCTGGATCGGGATGTAACTCTTGACAATACGTAACGGCCTCATACATAGCTtttactgaaaaataaaaatgtagattGTCATATATAGCACTCCCGCGccttaaatttaatttcttctttAGACTCCCTGTATCCTCTACATCAGTGGATTTCCTTCATAAAAACACTATACAAATTTTGatgacaaaattttatttctgttgTCGTATTTTTATCAATAAAAGCGTGTAAATAAGGCGCTAAGAAAATCCGGTTTAAATTTACCAGGTCAGTATGTTTGATTAACCTTGGGATAAACATAACAATTGATATTCTTCGCACCCATTTCCCTGACAAATAGCATGCGAGGTTAGAGCGTTCGGAgaaatttgattatttttaattCCAGGCAAAATGAATAAAACTATGTTATCTGCTTTGGTGTCGAGCCTTAGTGTTAACACAATATTTAGCCTTACTATTACTACTTTGTGATGGAACAAATCTGACTTCTGTCACATCTGGTTCTGGATCTCTTTCATCGGATTCGATAGCATCTAAAGAAACAAGAACAGCGAGTTACAAGACAGGTAACTAGGGCGTTAGCTAACGTCCTGGTTACCTGTATGTACCTGTAGCATTTATTCTTacgcattttttaaaattatttttctggagTACAATTAGAAAAGCCTTTTACAATCATCGGTCTGGATTTGTGTACATTTCCaaattttccttaaatatgAAAATCTTTTCAGGACACAGAGTCCTACATAGGTAAAATACTGTGGTACGCGGTGTTAGACCGACACAAGAGATATTGTCATTATCTTGGAGCATAGTAAAACCATTTATAGCGTCGAGTTTTTCGTGATATTACCATTTTTCAGAGGCGTTTTCTAAGAAGTAAATGCTGTTTACCCAGTCCTGGTCTTCCCAGTCCTGCTTTTTTAACTTGGTCTTTCCAGTCCTGGTTTTCTCGGCCCTGGCTGTCTTCACTCCTGTTTTTCTCTGTCCTGTTTTTTTCCACTCCTTGTTTTCTTAGTTCTGGTTTCCACAGTCCTGGTCTTCTCAGTCCTGGTTTTCTCACTCCTTTTCTTCCAGTCCTGGTTTTCTACGGTCCTGATTTTTTCAGAACTGGTTTTTTAAAGTACTTGTTTTCCCAGTGCTAGTTTTCTCAGTGCTGGTTTTTCTAGTCCTGATTTTTCAAACCCTAGTTTTTTCAGTGCAGGTTTTCACAGTCCTAGCGCGTACTTTCTTTAAGAAAGAACTTCCAAAGTTTTTGAAGTAACTTTTTCGAACTAcagttatttttagattttttttgtaaacttgaACTAATCTGAAATATTtacttttacaacatttttctcGAATAAATTAACAACGTTTAagtattttttcaataattatttAAGAATCAATTTCAGAATTATTTAAGTTTCAAAATGTCCTACCTGCAGATTCTAGGAGACAAAACAAACATTCGTGTGGAAAGCTGCTGGTATCTCTCGACACTGCGTGCAAAGATATTGATGGATACTGCAGCTTGAAACCGTTTTCCTCCGTACTACTTTTCCATATCAGCACACTTGCACAGAAACAAtaccaaaagaaaaatattaaaatttttacattttaattcaGACAAACATGCATGAACAGAACACGAAGTAATTTACGATATGCgcaaaaacatttgtaaaacatTAGAAAATTCTAATAGAGGTGTCGTGTTTAACTTGTACATCAAATCTTATTACTGTGTGTGTTTATACCTCCAGCTACTCCTTATCTCAAACACGTACCTTGTCAACACTTTACTGAAATAAATGTTTCAGAAATAGAACACAGGCATGCAGAAGCATGCAAATTTGATATCTTTGGAGGCGCAACTTATTAAAAAGCTTGTTTGGAAACAAACATAACTCACTTCTCCGTTATATACAGCGTTCCTTCTCCGCATTCTTTGTCTCCTAGAAAGGCTTTTGTGTTCGTTTCGGTATGGACGATACCTTCAGTCGGTACTTCACAAACTGTTCGAGATACCATTGTCATCTATTTGATTTTTCTAGAACGATattcaaaattcaaacaaaTCGATCAAGACATGTCAGACAATGGTGACTACAGAGCACGATTTCCACAGAACAGAAACGGTGTTTCCGCAGATTACCGTAATACAGACTTATATTACAAGAACAATTTTATTAGAAAACAAAACTAAGATTTTGCGGAATAAGAACAACCCTAAGGCTTATTTAAACTAAGAACAGCAGGGGGTAAATTTTGTCTAAAACAAGAACAAAACAGAATAGTAATTTTCTTGCAGTTCTCTCAAGCTATCGATAAATGCGTTTGCTTGAAAAGTGACTATTCATCTGACAGTGTAGTGCTtgtgattgttttttttattgtttatgtaCAATAACTGCGAAATAATATTCATATTGGTGCAGGATCAAAGAACGAGGCTAAATCATAAAGTTGTGTTAATACTATTAACAAATAAGAGCAAATTTGACTAGTAAATATAAGAACAAACCTCTGCTGAGATTTTACTGGTTCTTATGCACCTCAGTGAGACAACCAATTAAATAATCCACATGTAGttacaatatttaaaaaatactaaattagaTTTAATTTATTCGGAAAAGCTTACACTGATTTATAATTACGTTTTATTAAGTTTTGTGTAATGAAATTAAAAACGTTTAGATTAGCTTCCAGGCTCAAAACATTTTCTATACTcatgttgttaaaaaaagctTGCCACACAACACGAAGTTGTGGCTTCACATTGATACATCCTTGTAGGtacttgtcttttttaaatgtcctgcgttaaaaaacacttttttgtagtgaatttttttttaatgtatctCTCCCTATTGATTCCCACTAAATGCCTATCTGTAAAGTAAGAAAAGCCGTTTTGGCGTTTAGCACACAcatatatatcgcatttaagAGCGTAATTCGGATATCAAGCTTACTTATATCgtttatgtaaatatttattttacagaCATAAATATTTACAACAGTCTCCTACGAAATCCGCCCCAGAATAAACATAATATAGTTTTGCacacattttcaaaattctgcaaaaataaaaaattcagttaataaatataatacagATATACTATCAATAAACAATAGGTAAGAAAAGTCTCGTAGTGCTCCCCGTCGTAACTTCTGTGAAGTCACAACAAAGTCTTCCGAAGTTTGAATGCATTTAAAAGCTGTAATCATTACTGTTTACTAAATCCTGGCTCTTTCTCGCTATGCACACTATTCTGCAGCGACGCTAACCTGGGAAGATTTAGTGAGTTCCCGCTCGTAATCTCTCCTCCGCTTAGCGAATTTCTACTTGCAATCTCTCCTCCGTTTACGCATGCATGGTTAGGTTTTAACATCCGTTGGTATTGTTGCTGAGTTAATAAGACTAAAGTTTGTTGAAGTTGTATAATCAAAGAATCTTTTTGTCGCGAAGACTGCGCTAGTTCTTCTTTTAGGCTGTTTATATCGTTTTTCAGTTGGTCTGGAAATAAAACAGACAACAAAGATTACTTGATAGAAAAGTGATGGGTAGAAAGGTGCGCACAAATTTTGTACTAAAATTACCTAACCATACCGTGAATCCACATCCAATCCCTGACTTATTTTTTATCACCCAAACGATTTTACTTTTCGTAATAAAGTAAGAGGTTGCTTATTTGGCCAAAAaagattaattttattttttcaacacataTCGAGCACTTAAGGTTTTGATTTCTTAGAAGTTgcaaacataaacaaaactcTATCGATacttcaaaaatataaatacaagtTGTTATAACTTTACCGATAACAGACATCAGTCCGTCAAGTTTTTCCTccattctttttatttcatcATCTAGACATATAAAAAGTATGTTAGTTACCAGCAGAAACTGAGATTGTTGATAACATTTACAACATAAGATTACCCACTTGAAGCAGGTGTAACTGGCGTTTGACACATACTATCTTCCATCGTGGAATGATCTAGAAAGCACCCAAGCAAATTAAAGATAAAAATCAACGTCGCTGTGTTGTGAAATTTGAAAAGCAAAAGCAAAAAGAAATTCTATTAGCAAAAAATGCTAAGGTCCACGGATACAACAGCAGTATTATTATGGATACGATCCTAAAAAAAGTGTGATAACGCATTACATTTGACCTAATCCTCAATCACATGACACTTTTTTCAGTAAAAGTGGACACGCATTTTTGACTATGGCCAACTATTTGCCTTTAATTGGAAGAGATAGGGTAATTAGTGTTTTAACTTTGATTATTACTGATAAGCCACAAGATATTACCAGtaatttcatcttttttaagattttactgATATTTCATTAGAAATTACTGGATATTACCGAGAAAACATATATTATAAACTTGGTGAGGGGTTCAAGTCCTGAAAGGTACAAAAAACCTTAATTCCCtaattttgatggtttttgcactaaagtaaacttctaattaTCCTTCATGAAACACACGCTTTTCCTTCAAGACCCTCAGCCTCGCTTGTTGTTTAGCTGTTGCCTAAATATCCCAAGTGAAGTAACCAATTACttccaaccttgttcccaggatTATCTCCAACACGCTTATATCTGCTTTTTCCTCCCCTGTTAAGAGTCTGGTATAAAGcgtgaaagaaagaaaaagcctCGGGAATGCgtttaaactatttttatccTATGTGGAACCTTACATGTAAAGATGCTACAAAAGCCCATGGTTAATTTATCGTTATTGTTGTTTAAAGTTTAGTTTTTAACTTGTCTATCTGAGCCTGGCCTGTTGCTTATTAGTTGCttaaatttcatgaaatttcagccttgtgttgcttataaaaaaagcgtgtatctCAAGCTTGGAAAAAGCTATAGTAAATACTACTATTTgcatatttcttaaaatattaattttgcaGATTTTTAAAGCCTAGTATTGTACATGAAGCAGTTTTTTAATATCCCCTTTTCTCGTAAAGCTACTAAAGAacttaattgaaaaaattaagtGTCAGAAATAAAGTAACCTATAAGATTTGTTTTAGATTGTTTAGCAATAAAACAGTTTACTCTACACTGACCTGTAAATGAAGCGATCTTGCTTAGCTTAAATGTCTGCTCTATAACGACATCACTAAAGTCGCCTTGTCTATCTTCTATATTAAAGACAGGATACGTCACATCGAGGTAGTTGTCTGCCAGACCGACACCATAAATATATTTTCCTTCCACCTCATTCTTCATCACTATGGAAGGGAATGCGAGCTCTAATATTTGGTATATTTTAGCGTAGGTGACACTTCCTAAGCCTTGCTTTAAGATGTCTGTAATGGTGGAAAACCTTTCACAGTGCTCGGTTGACTTGGCtgtaagtatttttttcaccCTAAACAAAACTGTGACGATTCACATGCAtggaaagaaaagaaagaggaTATATAGAGTACAACAACATAAATGTATTGAGTGTCATCATTTTGAAGATTTTCTGCCAGTTAGGGTATTTAGAGATGAAGCACGATTTTAATGCATAATTTTATTCTTACGCCTTCGAATGTTACAGGTTGAAAAAAAACCTACCATGCTGTAGCCTTTTCCAGCCACTGATCACGAGGTTTATATTGTGGCATTATTTCCACCCCTTTAACAGTTGCAAGACCGTCTCGTTTTCGATAGAAAATATCTGGAAAAGCTTTTCTCACCAATTGCAAGGCTGCTTTTTCAGTTATTACTTTACCAATCTTTTTACAAAGAACGTTTTTCAGGTCAATAAGTTTTTCACGATGACAATCGTTTTTGTATAGAATGCTTTGTAGCCtgaaataaaaaggaaaaaatcttTTCCTTGTTCTTTTTTTACGGCCCTATTGAACATATGTGAAAAGGTCTAAAAAGATTTTGTCTATAGCGATCACTAAGTCAGTAGAGTATCTGTTATACTAGACAGGTGTCCGCAATTACCAGAAAAGGTTTTGTTAACATTGGTGGAAAAGCAGGAGAAGCTTAATTAAAGGTAGatggttaaattaaaaaaaattgataaagagTAGAAAAATGCTAAAAGTATCACTGTATTAcaagtgaaaagaaaatttacttcattttttttcttttctgagTTTAGTATCTAATTTTTCGTTTAAGCCCCAAAATATGTCTGCTACAGAAGAATGTGTGCTAGTCTGTCCTAGAGAGGTTGTAAATATGATCTGAACAAACTGTCTATAACGAGGTGTCTCTGACATAATTCAGATAGAATAAATTAGAATAGAATAATAAAAACCTACCAATAAACCAGCTCTTGTTCTTCTTCATTTATAACTGGTTTTGGGAGTGCAGTGCCCCTGACCTTGACAGGAgtaaatttgacattattgcgaACGGAATCATGAATAAATTGTAGTCCAACATAAAAAGCGTTCCTGTCAAATGTTTTGCGCACAACACGAGGGAAGACACACTTTATAGCAGCCATGCAGTTCTCAATGGAAACCTTACCAACATATTGATGAAGAGCCGCATAAACCATACTGCATTTTTCCTTAGCAGCATCCTTTTCTTGGATATTTGAGCGCAACCTATTATTCAAAATATTATGATTTATAGTCAGTTTTGTAAAGACGATACTGTATTTGAGATTGCTTGTAGTTATTAGAACATAATACACAAGCAAACACACACACATGCTATGAAGTATGAATAAACAAGAAAACACAGGCTGTCTATATTTAGAAGTTTTTTCATCATGAAGCACTATATTTCTGCTATGCAAAGGCTGAGTGATTGTCAACATATAGATCACAATGAGTTTGGAatgaagaaaacaaatatatggAAAGTGAATAAAGTCAAAAAACATTTAGCAAGGCAAGGCaagaaacaattttctttttaaaaaagtatccaCATATCCTttacataagcaataaaatgaTGGTGACTTAGCTTTCAAATATAGGTAGATTAAACATGAATGCAATATACCATTCACAAGCATTTTCTAACCAAATTTTCCTGCTATTTTCTGCAGTTGTGACTTCTTTCTCTGGAAGGCTAATCCCACAATACCATCGTAATCGATCTGACCTTCTTGTATAGACGTTGGGAAAAGCCCTTCTAACATGGCCTCCAATGCTGTTCTGTTTTACATGACCAAGTTCTTTACTAGCTATATCAAAAAGGGTGCGGCAGGACACGCTTCCAAATTTGTCTTCCTTAAATCGCTTTCTTAACCTGGAAAATAAagtgaaaataaaacttttatatttaaaactttgatAGAAAATCTCAATCAGGTGCCATAAAAGGTTGCAAgtaaaagttttaataaaaagtatctatataataatacgccacttctgtctgtctgtgacttttgcaaagtggattatattcttcacaattttctttaacaaattctataaaacatcgcctataaaattgttctgtaatttaccaaactttaacgctaaaatagtattgacgtcaaaggaaagttaattaagattagtgaagccattacagtgcacctaatattttgaggccaaataacttggaaacgagttggt
Above is a window of Hydractinia symbiolongicarpus strain clone_291-10 chromosome 3, HSymV2.1, whole genome shotgun sequence DNA encoding:
- the LOC130636039 gene encoding methylosome subunit pICln-like, with the translated sequence MTMVSRTVCEVPTEGIVHTETNTKAFLGDKECGEGTLYITENVLIWKSSTEENGFKLQYPSISLHAVSRDTSSFPHECLFCLLESADAIESDERDPEPDVTEVRFVPSQSSNIKAMYEAVTYCQELHPDPDEEDSDEMIEEEEFFTSDNDPENIELSSEGQAVLHRLQQNMQIVTQEEFGEMVQEEGLTNGHSNGQFDDADEMN
- the LOC130636036 gene encoding uncharacterized protein LOC130636036 isoform X3 — encoded protein: MANDRAKAHQKESRSPPNDAKSSTYSTGDDLTVISNLKSLLELNDGHSESLSDITQVVNELMPGHSAAAVHKCLVATFPDLQAQQSNNKEEIYYLGLRFIPNVPSEEKIMLWLRKRFKEDKFGSVSCRTLFDIASKELGHVKQNSIGGHVRRAFPNVYTRRSDRLRWYCGISLPEKEVTTAENSRKIWLENACEWLRSNIQEKDAAKEKCSMVYAALHQYVGKVSIENCMAAIKCVFPRVVRKTFDRNAFYVGLQFIHDSVRNNVKFTPVKVRGTALPKPVINEEEQELVYWLQSILYKNDCHREKLIDLKNVLCKKIGKVITEKAALQLVRKAFPDIFYRKRDGLATVKGVEIMPQYKPRDQWLEKATAWVKKILTAKSTEHCERFSTITDILKQGLGSVTYAKIYQILELAFPSIVMKNEVEGKYIYGVGLADNYLDVTYPVFNIEDRQGDFSDVVIEQTFKLSKIASFTDHSTMEDSMCQTPVTPASNDEIKRMEEKLDGLMSVIDQLKNDINSLKEELAQSSRQKDSLIIQLQQTLVLLTQQQYQRMLKPNHACVNGGEIASRNSLSGGEITSGNSLNLPRLASLQNSVHSEKEPGFSKQ
- the LOC130636036 gene encoding uncharacterized protein LOC130636036 isoform X5, with product MPGHSAAAVHKCLVATFPDLQAQQSNNKEEIYYLGLRFIPNVPSEEKIMLWLRKRFKEDKFGSVSCRTLFDIASKELGHVKQNSIGGHVRRAFPNVYTRRSDRLRWYCGISLPEKEVTTAENSRKIWLENACEWLRSNIQEKDAAKEKCSMVYAALHQYVGKVSIENCMAAIKCVFPRVVRKTFDRNAFYVGLQFIHDSVRNNVKFTPVKVRGTALPKPVINEEEQELVYWLQSILYKNDCHREKLIDLKNVLCKKIGKVITEKAALQLVRKAFPDIFYRKRDGLATVKGVEIMPQYKPRDQWLEKATAWVKKILTAKSTEHCERFSTITDILKQGLGSVTYAKIYQILELAFPSIVMKNEVEGKYIYGVGLADNYLDVTYPVFNIEDRQGDFSDVVIEQTFKLSKIASFTDHSTMEDSMCQTPVTPASNDEIKRMEEKLDGLMSVIDQLKNDINSLKEELAQSSRQKDSLIIQLQQTLVLLTQQQYQRMLKPNHACVNGGEIASRNSLSGGEITSGNSLNLPRLASLQNSVHSEKEPGFSKQ
- the LOC130636036 gene encoding uncharacterized protein LOC130636036 isoform X4, with the protein product MQVKCTVLKSLLELNDGHSESLSDITQVVNELMPGHSAAAVHKCLVATFPDLQAQQSNNKEEIYYLGLRFIPNVPSEEKIMLWLRKRFKEDKFGSVSCRTLFDIASKELGHVKQNSIGGHVRRAFPNVYTRRSDRLRWYCGISLPEKEVTTAENSRKIWLENACEWLRSNIQEKDAAKEKCSMVYAALHQYVGKVSIENCMAAIKCVFPRVVRKTFDRNAFYVGLQFIHDSVRNNVKFTPVKVRGTALPKPVINEEEQELVYWLQSILYKNDCHREKLIDLKNVLCKKIGKVITEKAALQLVRKAFPDIFYRKRDGLATVKGVEIMPQYKPRDQWLEKATAWVKKILTAKSTEHCERFSTITDILKQGLGSVTYAKIYQILELAFPSIVMKNEVEGKYIYGVGLADNYLDVTYPVFNIEDRQGDFSDVVIEQTFKLSKIASFTDHSTMEDSMCQTPVTPASNDEIKRMEEKLDGLMSVIDQLKNDINSLKEELAQSSRQKDSLIIQLQQTLVLLTQQQYQRMLKPNHACVNGGEIASRNSLSGGEITSGNSLNLPRLASLQNSVHSEKEPGFSKQ
- the LOC130636037 gene encoding metallophosphoesterase domain-containing protein 1-like: MSGKKIQVHPLASQPRECYEHELKEGRFKNIRELCRTNLIQQKNENTVRFVCISDTHGKTNELVESLPDAHVLIHAGDFSMLSGESEIRKFNDFLQTVSVKFKHIVVIAGNHEISFDENTCNKGGLLMSAIRLYNLRSPFSHDLTPAESKSLLKNCYYLQDDSIELFGIKIFGSPWQPSHFNLAFNKSRGDALLEKWNKIPEDTDILVTHGPPLGIGDRVKQSMHVGCAELLLTVQDRVKPRYHVFGHIHEDFGAWTDQCTTFINASICDRKYNPVHNYVIFDYRL